A window of Tursiops truncatus isolate mTurTru1 chromosome 8, mTurTru1.mat.Y, whole genome shotgun sequence contains these coding sequences:
- the VWCE gene encoding von Willebrand factor C and EGF domain-containing protein isoform X11: MWAGLLLRAACVALLLPGTPARGYTGRKTPGHFGAERRRLGPHVCLSGFGSGCCPGWAPSMGSGHCTLPLCSFGCGSGICIAPNVCSCQDGEQGPTCPEAHGPCGEYGCDLTCNHGGCQEVARVCPVGFSMTETAIGIRCTDVDECLSSSCEGHCVNTEGGFVCECGPGMQLSADRHSCQDTDECLGTPCQQRCKNSIGSYRCSCRTGFHLHGNRHSCVDVNECRRPLERRVCHHSCHNTVGSFLCTCRPGFRLRADRVSCEAFPKAVLAPSAILQPLQHPPKMLLLLPEAGRPALSPGHSPPSGAPGPPTGVRTTRLPSPTPALPTSSASALTQLLSAPMATPVPSPSPLGTLRPPSRIQEKVVVTPSLPRGPEATQLAPGPSACWHLGAMHESGSRWTEPGCSQCWCEDGEVTCEKVTCEAACSHPIPSGDGGCCPLCTGCFHSGVIRAEGDVFSPPNQNCTVCVCLAGNVSCISPECPPGLCQASLKSDCCTCVPVRCYFHGQWYADGAVFSGGGDECTTCVCQNGEVECSFTPCPELDCPREEWWLGPGQCCFTCREPAPMTGPAGIQDPPRHFCPLVLSPPLSPGQAALWTTTGLSFRSDRSGLPVTPADGSVSCKRTDCVDSCPHPIRIPGQCCPDCSAGCTYTGRIFYNNQTFPSVLDPCLSCICLLGSVACSPVDCPITCSYPFHPDGECCPVCRAGRGELREDALPAGLLGPLHAPQGLLLLLSRSLLSTSGLSRGSRATSCYSRALVLGLRGPHSIQTAFSACHHPA, encoded by the exons ATGTGGGCCGGATTGCTCCTCCGGGCCGCCTGCGTCGCGCTCCTGCTGCCGGGGACCCCGGCCCGTGGCTACACCGGGAGGAAGACGCCCGGGCACTTCGGGGCCGAGAG ACGCCGGCTGGGCCCCCACGTCTGCCTCTCGGGGTTCGGGAGTGGCTGCTGCCCTGGCTGGGCGCCCTCCATGGGCAGTGGACACTGCACCCTTC CCCTCTGCTCCTTTGGCTGCGGGAGTGGCATCTGCATCGCTCCCAATGTCTGCTCCTGCCAGGATGGAGAGCAAGGGCCCACCTGCCCAG AAGCCCATGGACCCTGTGGGGAGTACGGCTGTGACCTCACCTGTAACCATGGTGGCTGTCAGGAGGTGGCCCGAGTGTGTCCCGTGGGCTTCTCGATGACAGAGACAGCTATCGGCATCAGGTGTACCG ACGTCGATGAATGTTTAAGCTCCTCTTGTGAGGGCCACTGCGTGAACACGGAAGGCGGGTTCGTGTGCGAGTGTGGGCCGGGCATGCAGCTGTCTGCTGACCGCCACAGCTGCCAAG ACACTGATGAATGCCTTGGGACCCCCTGCCAGCAGAGATGTAAAAACAGCATTGGCAGCTACAGGTGTTCCTGTAGAACTGGCTTCCATCTGCACGGCAACCGGCACTCCTGTGTAG ATGTAAACGAGTGTCGGAGGCCACTGGAGAGGCGAGTCTGTCACCATTCTTGCCATAACACCGTGGGCAGCTTCCTGTGCACCTGCCGACCTGGCTTCAGGCTCCGAGCTGACCGAGTGTCGTGTGAAG CTTTCCCCAAAGCCGTGCTGGCCCCATCTGCCATCCTGCAGCCCCTGCAGCACCCCCCTAAGATGTTACTGCTGCTTCCAGAGGCAGGCCGGCCCGCCCTCTCCCCAGGGCACAGCCCTCCTTCTGGGGCTCCAGGGCCCCCAACTGGAGTCAGGACCACACGACTGCCATCTCCCACACCTGCACTACCCACGTCCTCTGCTTCTGCCCTGACGCAGCTGCTGTCTGCCCCAATGGCCACCCCAGTGCCTAGTCCCTCTCCGTTGGGGACCCTCAGACCTCCCTCACGAATCCAGGAGAAGGTGGTGGTGACCCCTTCCTTGCCCAGGggccctgaggccacacagctggcaCCAGGGCCCTCTGCCTGTTGGCACCTGGGAGCCATGCATGAGTCCGGGAGCCGCTGGACAGAGCCTGGCTGTTCCCAGTGCTGGTGCGAG GATGGGGAGGTGACCTGTGAAAAGGTGACGTGTGAAGCTGCTTGTTCTCACCCGATTCCCTCCGGAGATGGGGGATGCTGTCCATTGTGTACAG GCTGTTTTCACAGTGGCGTCATCCGGGCTGAAGGGGACGTGTTTTCACCTCCCAACCAGAACTGCactgtctgtgtctgtctg GCTGGAAATGTGTCCTGCATCTCCCCCGAGTGTCCTCCCGGCCTCTGTCAGGCCTCCCTGAAGTCGGATTGCTGTACTTGTGTGCCAG TGAGATGCTATTTCCATGGCCAGTGGTATGCAGACGGGGCTGTGTTCAGTGGTGGTGGTGACGAGTGTACCACCTGTGTCTGCCAG AACGGGGAGGTGGAATGTTCCTTCACGCCATGTCCAGAACTGGATTGCCCCCGTGAGGAGTGgtggctgggccctgggcagtgCTGCTTCACCTGCAGGGAACCCGCACCCATGACAG GTCCCGCGGGCATTCAGGACCCTCCTCGGCACTTCTGCCCACTCGTCCTTTCTCCCCCGCTGTCCCCTGGCCAGGCTGCTCTCTGGACGACAACGGGGTTGAGTTTCCGGTCGGACAGATCTGGTCTCCCGGTGACCCCT GCAGATGGTTCAGTGAGCTGCAAGAGGACAGACTGTGTGGACTCCTGCCCTCACCCGATTCGGATCCCCGGGCAGTGCTGCCCTGACTGTTCGGCAG GCTGCACCTACACAGGTAGAATCTTCTACAATAACCAGACCTTCCCGTCCGTGCTGGACCCGTGTCTGAGCTGCATCTGCCTG CTGGGTTCGGTGGCCTGCTCACCCGTGGACTGCCCCATCACCTGCTCCTACCCTTTCCACCCTGACGGGGAGTGCTGTCCAGTGTGCCGAG CTGGGAGAGGTGAGCTGCGAGAAGACGCCCTGCCAGCAGGCCTGCTCGGACCCCTCCACGCCCCCCAGGGACTGCTGCTCCTTCTGTCCAG